A part of Hydrogenobacter sp. T-8 genomic DNA contains:
- a CDS encoding DUF6394 family protein has protein sequence MRFKKIMTDFFLLMVLTTNISFIFNPNPYELVITVIANLTATILKLGEGKILATEMTAASLVADLHLIPAAFIYFLGDIPEAVSLAVGALAANIISILLSIIEAIFSYLSEE, from the coding sequence ATGAGGTTTAAAAAGATAATGACAGACTTTTTCCTGCTTATGGTTCTTACTACAAACATTAGCTTTATATTTAATCCAAATCCTTACGAGTTGGTAATAACAGTTATAGCAAACCTAACAGCCACCATACTAAAGCTCGGCGAGGGTAAGATATTGGCGACAGAAATGACCGCGGCAAGCCTTGTGGCAGACCTTCACCTTATACCCGCAGCCTTTATATACTTCTTGGGAGATATCCCGGAGGCGGTTAGTCTCGCTGTAGGTGCTCTTGCAGCAAACATCATATCCATACTCCTCTCCATCATAGAAGCCATCTTTAGCTACCTGTCAGAGGAGTAG
- a CDS encoding CBS domain-containing protein — protein sequence MPKIIVLQEGADLDALSSAYGIMLLYEDAFLLKPNYLSKRASEVLSHFKERFRILDNLPESFDLVLVDSHDYEEYLQRFGEKIGKIYIFDHHPSAPKGFEGKVDAVGSCTTLIVEELMEKGKVIDSESATILALGIYEDTGMLTYEGTTYRDARAVEWLLRKGLNLKILRNLLSGGISKEHIHLLSKHLVSFESLFLNGKRISLLVLRMEEYRPDLLSLVYELRDIRESSAFFVIVEAGGKTYLFGRAIRNEFDVSEVLRKLGGGGHEFASAAKFEGVSGERLKGLLEAMLRGERVPLKVDEVMSYPPFLLHEDMDANLALLELTQRNFAGAPVIDDKGRLVGIVYKKNLLKAQKHGVVGKVKDFMVEEFHSLTPEDFVWDAENILSRYGEKLIPVVLEGRVVGVITRLDLLHAYRKHMEGTKAYERRLPVPEELKPMLEKIGNTAQRFGYGVYLVGGVVRDLLMKKSIWDLDLVVEGDAIKLARRLAEEWGVDCHTFPEFGTAHMKIEGYKLEFATTRRETYPHPGSYPVVEWATLREDLLRRDFTINAMALSINPEDFGTLIDYFGGLRDLKDRIIRVLHPMSFVEDPVRILRALRFAGRFDFKLSKSTEKLLRSAVEMGLIKKAPRGRLLNELRLALREERLLEILKLYKKYQVLGQVIEGFEFKPEIETSLEKLREIISWHKIEFPQENIDYGWVYFLFLIKELKEEIGEIILRDISAPSWVRESYRLIKGSLHKVIQTLKTAEKNSEIYLTLKGKPIAFLLILMIYQRDKVKLYLEKLRHVKVEVERFKGLEGKELGQAIEREKLRLMDSLLL from the coding sequence ATGCCTAAAATAATAGTCCTTCAGGAAGGAGCAGACCTAGATGCCCTATCTTCCGCCTACGGTATTATGCTTCTGTATGAGGATGCCTTCTTACTTAAGCCCAACTACCTCTCCAAAAGAGCCAGTGAGGTGCTTAGCCACTTTAAGGAAAGGTTTAGGATTTTAGATAACTTGCCTGAGAGTTTTGATTTAGTGCTTGTGGACAGCCATGACTATGAGGAATACCTGCAAAGGTTTGGTGAAAAAATAGGCAAGATATACATATTTGACCACCATCCCTCTGCACCCAAAGGCTTTGAGGGAAAAGTGGATGCGGTGGGAAGTTGCACAACCCTTATTGTAGAGGAACTTATGGAAAAGGGAAAGGTAATAGATAGCGAGTCCGCCACCATATTGGCTCTTGGCATATACGAAGACACGGGCATGCTTACTTACGAGGGAACCACATACAGAGATGCAAGAGCTGTAGAGTGGCTACTAAGAAAGGGTTTAAATCTCAAAATTCTCAGAAACCTCCTAAGCGGTGGTATAAGCAAAGAACATATACACCTTCTCTCAAAGCATTTAGTTAGCTTTGAGAGTTTATTCTTGAATGGTAAGAGGATAAGTCTCTTGGTTCTAAGAATGGAAGAATACAGACCTGACCTGCTGAGCCTTGTGTATGAGCTTAGAGACATAAGGGAGTCATCCGCTTTCTTTGTTATAGTTGAGGCTGGTGGAAAGACCTACCTCTTTGGACGTGCCATTAGGAATGAATTTGATGTCTCTGAAGTGCTCAGAAAGTTAGGAGGTGGAGGGCATGAGTTTGCAAGCGCCGCAAAGTTTGAAGGAGTCTCCGGAGAGAGGCTTAAGGGCTTGTTGGAGGCTATGCTAAGGGGAGAGAGAGTTCCACTAAAAGTAGATGAGGTCATGAGCTATCCACCCTTTCTTCTTCATGAAGATATGGATGCAAACCTTGCACTCCTTGAGCTGACACAGAGGAATTTCGCCGGTGCACCTGTAATAGATGATAAAGGTAGGCTTGTGGGGATTGTATACAAGAAGAACCTACTCAAAGCCCAAAAGCACGGCGTAGTGGGCAAGGTTAAGGATTTCATGGTTGAAGAGTTTCACAGCCTTACACCAGAAGACTTTGTATGGGATGCGGAGAACATACTTTCAAGATACGGAGAAAAGCTTATACCTGTTGTTTTAGAAGGAAGGGTCGTGGGTGTGATAACGAGGTTAGACCTTCTTCATGCCTACAGAAAACACATGGAGGGAACAAAAGCCTACGAGAGAAGGCTTCCTGTACCAGAGGAGCTAAAGCCCATGTTGGAAAAGATAGGAAATACCGCACAGAGGTTTGGCTACGGGGTCTATCTTGTAGGGGGCGTGGTTAGAGACCTGCTTATGAAAAAAAGCATATGGGACCTTGACCTTGTAGTGGAAGGTGATGCAATAAAGTTGGCACGGAGGCTCGCAGAGGAGTGGGGTGTAGATTGTCACACTTTTCCTGAGTTTGGAACCGCACACATGAAGATAGAAGGCTACAAATTAGAATTTGCCACCACAAGAAGGGAAACATACCCTCACCCCGGGTCTTACCCAGTGGTGGAATGGGCAACCTTAAGGGAAGATCTCCTTAGAAGGGACTTTACCATAAACGCCATGGCTCTTTCTATAAACCCAGAAGACTTTGGCACTCTCATAGACTACTTTGGAGGGCTCAGAGACTTAAAGGACAGGATAATAAGGGTTTTGCACCCTATGAGCTTTGTAGAGGACCCTGTGAGAATCCTCAGAGCTTTGAGGTTTGCAGGTAGGTTTGACTTTAAACTTTCAAAAAGCACAGAAAAGCTCCTGAGGAGTGCGGTAGAGATGGGTCTAATAAAAAAAGCTCCGAGGGGAAGGCTACTAAATGAGCTTAGACTTGCACTCAGAGAGGAAAGACTTTTAGAGATTCTCAAACTTTATAAAAAATACCAAGTGCTTGGGCAGGTTATAGAAGGCTTTGAGTTCAAGCCAGAAATAGAAACGAGCTTAGAAAAGCTAAGGGAGATAATAAGCTGGCACAAGATAGAGTTTCCTCAGGAAAATATAGACTACGGTTGGGTGTACTTCTTATTTCTCATAAAAGAGCTTAAAGAAGAGATAGGTGAGATTATCCTAAGGGATATAAGTGCACCCTCTTGGGTAAGAGAAAGCTACAGGTTAATAAAGGGCAGTCTACATAAGGTCATACAGACCCTAAAAACCGCAGAGAAAAATTCAGAGATCTACCTTACACTCAAGGGCAAGCCAATAGCCTTTCTCCTTATCCTTATGATCTACCAAAGGGACAAGGTAAAGCTATATTTAGAAAAGCTCCGCCATGTAAAGGTTGAAGTTGAAAGGTTTAAAGGGCTTGAAGGTAAAGAGCTTGGGCAGGCAATAGAGAGAGAAAAGCTAAGGCTAATGGATAGCCTACTCCTCTGA